CGGCAGGATAGTGGGATTAGTCGGGAGAGTTTTGCGGAATGTCCAATAGATGCTCTGTGTATGGAGGTGGTGGAGGAACAGCAATTAATGGCAGGGGAAAAAAATATTAGTTTGATGTTAAATTTACTTGACCCTCCAGCCATCGAAACTAGTCCCGAATTATTGGATAATTGGTTTACTATTCAGGGCAATTGGGATCAATTGGTGCGTTTGTTAACAAATTTGATTAGTAATGCTTTGCGGTACACGCCAGAAGGTGGAAAGGTGGTTGTGGAACTAACACGGGTTTTGCGTTACAACAGTCCACTGTTGCAGATTCAGGTGAGTGATACGGGTATTGGTATTCCCTCGGAAGCGTTACCCAAATTATTTGACCGATTTTATCGAGTCGATCCGGCGCGTAGTCATGGTACAGGTAAAAGTAGTACTGGTTCTGGTTTGGGACTGGCGATCGCCCAAGCAATTGTGGAAAATCATCAAGGTCATATTTCCGTTGAAAGTACGGAGGGCAAAGGTACTACTTTCTCAGTAATTCTACCGATAAAGTTAGAGTCATAGATTACTCTCTATCCTAAGCCGATGGCGGGATTTGAACCCGCGACCGCTCGATTACGAATCGAGTGCTCTACCACTGAGCCACATCGGCACAAACAATCAGGAATCATAACACACAATAGCATCATGCCACAACAAAATCTCCCAAATTCCCTCCAGCAAACTAACCCAGAAAAATATGCTCGTTTGCGAGCAGAAGCAGCAGCACCCTATCGAGGATTACGAAAGTTTATCTACCTCACCTGTGCTGGCTCTGGGTTTATTGGTGGCATGATTTTTTTCACACAGTTACTTGCTGGACGTGATATTGAGCATGCACTACCTAATTTTGCATTACAAAGCGGTGTTGTAGCTTTAATGGTGTTTTTGTGGCGTTGGGATAGGGATAGGGGGAAAGGAAGAGGTAATACCAATTCGTAAGTCTTGCTCTGCGAGAAGCTACGCTAACCTAAATTCACAAATCCTGGTTTGACTGGGATATGTATCAGGATTTTTGTGAAATGCGATGAGGCTATGTTTCTGTACAACTCTTCCTCTCACCGACTCCCTACTTTTTATGGCAGTCTTACCAAGTAGGGTGAAGTAATTGCCTTGGCAGTACCAACATTCACCATTGCTTGATAAACAAAGGCGGCAACTTCTGCCCTTGTTGCTTGACGATTGGGGTTGAGTTGCTTCAATGTGGGGTAGTTAATCACCATTTGCCGTGTGGTGGCAGCAGCAACTGGGGCTGTGGCATACTGGGGAATTTGTGCGGCATCAGCATAAAATGCTATTGCATTTTGATTTGTTGCTGTTAAACCTAAACCATTCGCCAGGGCAACAAGTACCTGTACGCGGGGAATTTGCTGTTGAGGTTTAAAGGTTTTGTCGGGATAACCAGAGACATAACCACCACGATAGGCAGCTTGAATTGCTTGATATCCCCAAAAATTGCTCGCGACATCGCTAAATTCCATACCACTGCGCTTTGCCGCAGGAGCCAGAGCTTTAGTAATAATAGTCGCAAATTGGGCGCGAGTTACAGGTTCATCAGGCTTAAATTCACCACCGGGGAATCCAGCAATGATATTTTTAGCAGCTAAAGCTTCAATGTAGGGTTTTGCCCAGAAATTAGCTGGTACATCTTTAAAGGCAAGGGAATCAGTGGGAGGTTGCTCAACTGTACCTGCAATAAAATCTACCTGACCGAAAATTTTCTTACTATCAATGTCATTCCCAATGGCGATGATTCTATTACTTTTGGTGGCGTTGTGCAAATCGTAACGGGCATTGTTACGGATTAAATTACCACCAGGGTTTTCATTATTACCTAAGTCGGGTAAAGCGTTAATCGTTGCAATGATTCCGTCTCTGGTGTTGTTCTGAATGATATTTTTCCGCAATACGGGTTTAGCCATATCGTTAATATAAATACCATCTTTGTTTTGGGTAATTTGGTTTTCGATGATTAGGGGTGTGGAATTACCACCGATCGCCAACCCAAAACCAGTATCCTGAAATTGATTGCCGCGAATTTCTCCCTGGGCAGATTTGGCAATGGAAATACCATTACCTTTGTTTTGCACGAATACGTTATTGAGAATTTTGGGATTGGCTGTACCTGTGATAAAAATCCCTTCCCGAATACTGTTGCTAAAGGTACTGTTGCTGATGGTGGGGTTTGCCGATTCTACCCAAATACCCGTGCCTCTGTCTTTGGTATTCGTTACACTCACACCAGTAATTGTACTATCTTTATCAGCACGAATTGTCACATTTTGACGGGCAAAGGTGGGACTGATAAAAATACCACTTCCTGTAATTAATGTTGCTTGCCCCTTCGTAGATTCATCACCAACTAAAGTCACTCCTGGTTTGACTATCAAGGGGAAGGTTTCACCACTCTCCTCACTATAGGTACCAGGTGCAAGTTGGATGACTGTATTGCCTTGAGCTTGATTGAGGGCGTAGGTAATAGTTTTATAGGGTGTTGCAGCAGAAGTACCCGCACCCGTTGCATCTGCTCCTGTTTGGGGGTTGACGTAGAGGATAACTCTAGTGATGGGAGCTTGGGCAATCAGGTTATTCGCAGAGTTTTGGCTAATTGCTCCAGCATTCACAACTCCTGCAAAGAATACAGAACTACCTGCGAGTAAAACAGATGTCAACGCCACTGATACACTAGCTTTACGGGAAACTTTTTTCTGTTTATGATTAGAAAAGCCCTGATGATTCATAATTTATTTACGTCTTTGATTTACTTAATTACCGTAAGTTGAAAAAAGTGTTAATTTTCAGCTACATCACTGTAACTTGTGTAATTGTCGAAGACCAGTACCTCAGTATTTTGGTTCCCTAAGGGGTGCTGTGGGTAAGCAAAGAATTTCCCATCTCAGCACTTTGGCATCTGAAACTTGATTTTTTACCTCAACTCCCATGGGTGTCAAACAAAAAATCAAATCTCTTGACTATTTAACTAATATCAAGCTCAATATGTAAAGTCTTTTGTGCCTATCGGGTAGTCACATGACTTTCTCTACCTCTTACGCATCCCCACCATTCCCATCTGGATGATTTTCTTGAGGGCGATCGCTTTTTCACAAATTTCTTTACCTGCCACACTGATATTGATTTATACCCAAAATGTTACGTTATCTTCATGCTACGTTACAGAATGACATACAAGGAGATAAAAGATAAAAAAAATATTAGGAAATCAAGAAAATCCCAAATATCTGAGAGACTTGTAATTGTTCAAACGGGGTCAGCTAATATAAAGACCCTGAGTATAAAATCTCTAATAGTATACGAGAGTCAATCTATAAAGACTCTCAATAAAATTTAAAACTTACTACCTCCTCTGCGCCCAATTGGCTTTTTGCTAGTTGTGGCGTTTTGTTTGACAAAAAAACTGGAAGTAATTGAGTTTTACTTCCAGCTATGCATGAGAGAATTGAGAAAATCTAAAATCAGAGGAAATCTCATTTGGGAGGAATGAAATTTATATCTGATGTCAAAAAAATGCCCCAAAAGATTGGAATTTTTCAGATGATAGTTACTTTTTCCTAGACTATGTAGATACGAATTAAGAGTCTTGATGGCAATGTCGGATAAGGGAGAAATTTACCGCGATCGCCAAGAGCTATTCTATCAACGCCTATTCTTAAAGCATATTCTGGAAGACACCACACCTTCTGTAATATGATTAAGACCAGATAATCTTCGGAACCACCACAAGTAATACAATCATTCCGAAATCAAATTTTATTTATCTTATTAAATTCATTGATATCTCCTTATAAAAAAACACATATTTCTCAAATTTATTCTTGTCTCTAATGTATATAAAAAACATTCTATCTATTTGCCATTCTGGCATATATTTATTTCCAAAATAAATTATCAAAAGAAAATAGCAGGAAAGTTTATTTAATTCATCATTTGATATTTTTTTCAAAAAGTTTTATTTGGAAAAAGTAACATCATGTTAAGCAAATGAGAGCCTTTCACGTCTATCTCGACAAAGATAAATTTTCCTCACTGTCTAATTGCCAAACTCTGTCTAAGGGATGATGTTTAAATCTCAAAAAATAGACCACCATGCTATCATGTCTCCGAAAGTTCGGTCGGTAGTCGATTCGTTGACTTGACTGGTTCTGGGAAATGAGTGGGAAATATTACCTAGCTATGGAAATGTGAATTTTTGTTGATACCAAGCAACATTAACTCACTAAATAGCATCAGGTATTTTCCCCAAACTCTGTTCACTCAGTGTTCTATCATATTCCTGTCCAGTCAATGGCTAAGTAGATTTTGACCACCAATGCTGATTGCGAATAGACTCTCACATCTTTTTTTCCCATTCAGCGATTAGTTAGGATATAGTCATCTTTCAAAGATGAGAATGGACAGGGATATTATCAGCTTCTGAACAACTCCAGGTTTATCTAGTTAAAGTCACAAAACAAAGATAAATCTTGAGTTGTTTCTGTTTTTGCCTTGAATGGTTGTGGCTCTTCCCCCTGGGATGTCAAAAATTGTTGCAGATTATTTTGTAGACTGCCACCACGGATTTCTGTTTTTTGTTTACCCACTACTTCTAGATAGGCTAAGTCTTTTAGTTTTCCTAAACAACTAGATGGCAGGCTTTTTTCAACTCTTTTTTCTGTCGGTAGGTGGGCAATTTTCATATTATCTGGACGTGAAGAATTTGCCCTCCCAACTTGGGAATTTTCTTTAATGAGACGGTTATAGGTGCGGTAGGGAATGTAATGCAAAGGATTATAGCCAGCAAAACGCAGCATGAGAACACAAGCCCAAGAATACTTGCCTGCAAGAATTGCTTCTACTAGTTGATCGAATTGTTCAGGATTCAGGTTTTTGCCAAAGTTACTACTATTACCAGGTGTTTCTTGATGCATGATGTTTATGATTGATGATGAAGTAAACCAGTCTAGATTGTGAATTGATTGCTCAGAAGATTGTTGGTTAAAGTCAACCTGATTAATCCCTCTTGTTTTTGGCAGAATTGGTAGTGGTTTCCCAAAATATCTCGGCGATGGGACGGTAATGATTGATTGCTAACACAACTGTTTCACCATTTTCTGGCTGGACTAATGGTGATTTGGGTAAAGCAATTTCTACCTGATACATTCCATCTAAGTGGTGAGTTTTTTGAGGAGAGATAGATATGACTCTGCCGGAAATAGTGGGAGAATTTGCCTGAGAGGGAAATTGCAGACGCACCAGATTTGATTTTTGAACAATACCTAGTTTTGCCTGAGGGATATGAGCAAGGAAAACTAGGGATATTTCTGAGGATGTTTGTGGGGTAATGCTTCGTCCTGGTTTGACAACCTCATCGCGGTCAAGAATATCCTGAGATGATGAGATTTGACTATTGGCAATTGTAGACAGAACTGGAGTCAGGGTTTCTGTCTGAATAAATGTCCCTTGCACCTGACTAGTTTCTTCTATCTTTCCTATCCATATCCCAGCAACAAAAATTAAGAAAAAGACAATGCTGCTGCACAGAATGAACTGGGGAAGAGGTGAAGGGTTTTTCAGTACTCTTTGCAAGGATGATGGGGTTTTACTTCTATTCCCCATATGTTTTGCCACTGGGGTAGCGGTAAAACTGGGTGACTCAGTGAAAGTCACTGCTGTATCTAAATTACCCCCGTAGATAGAGACCATTTTCAGGGAAGCAGGAGAATTGATTCCCATACTTACTGAAAACTTTGAGGTTTCGACTGCATTTGACCTGATGATTCTTTCCATGAGCTGACCTGTGATCGGAAACCTGACTTTGTATTCAAGTCTGTTGATGACTTAGCCGGAATTGTGGAGAAACCCTGAGGGTTTTGCGACTGTAGTAAGAAAAAGCAGTGCCTGAAGTAAAAATTTACCTTTCGTCATTCCTGACTAGGGGTATGAAAAGTCTCCGTTTGGCTCTTGGTAGATGCAGCTATATCCTCTTAAATATTGTGCTTACTTTTGAGGAAATTATGTAACTCTCAATACTGTTTGCCGATTAAAGTAAGTACAAATACGTTTTTATGACAATCGCAAATAAATCCTTTTCATTTTTCATTCTACAAGAACAACATTTGTACTTATACTATTTTTTGCAATGAATGTCATCTATTTCTTTAGCTCCTTTGTGATTCCAATGTACTGAAGGTATTTTTGTATTCACTTACGTATTGTGCAACTTTTGTTTGTGTCCGTTAGTTAGAAATACTGGTTATTCAATTCTTTAAATTACGAGATTTTTGTAATTTTAGTCGAAGTTCGTGCGATGAAAACATACTAAAACATTCTCCTGAGACTAATTAGTATTTTTAGGTAATGTGTTTAGGTTTACATTGAACAAAGCTCGAAACAATTGAGACTTTTCTCTAGCTTTATCGATTTCGATTCTTGTCCATATAATCTCTGTGACTCCTATTTTACAAAGGCTACTTCGTATATATTATATTGCATAAATATAATATTTTGGTAAAACAAAAACACGAAATTGGCAAAAAATAATAACATTATTAAGTGACTAAAAATGCGATTATTTTGTAACTTTTGAGTCTTGCAGTATTGCTGCGATTGATATATAATTTAATACCCGGCGATAAGAGGATATTGGCAGCAAAAAGAATAAATATTGCTTGGTGACTCTGGGCATGTGTAAAGCTGAGAACAAGAGATTTTGTTGGCGATGTAATCCATATTTAAAGTTTTGGTAAGAGTCAAGGGGTGAAAAGTTACTAGAGATGCTAGTAAGTTTATAGATGTATTTGTTGTTGAGCCAGATGGAAATAAAAGCCTGGAGTTGACATTAGTTGTTGATGGGTGCCTTGTTCAATTAAGATACCTCGGTCAAGTACGAGGATGTAGTCAGTGTCTTGAACTGTGTTGATGCGATGACTGAGGATAAGGGTAGTTGTCTGCTGAGGTGAGCCATAGTTGCGGCGATGAATGCGGTGTAAATTGCCTAGAAAACGTCGTTCAGGATGTAAATCCCAGCAGCTAGTAGCTTCATCCAAGATGAGGATGGGAGGATTTTTTGCTAAAGCACGGGCGATCGCAATTTTTTGACGTTGTTCTGGGGAAAGTTGCACACCTCCCTCTCCGACTTTGGTTTTGTATCCGAGGGGTAGGGTGGTAATGAAACCGTGAATTTCTGCTAGTTTGGCGGCGGCGATCGCCAATTCCAGGGAAATATCAGAGTTGTACAAACTAATATTTTCCCAAACTGTAGCCGAAAACAGGAAATTATTATCATGAACTACTCCAATTTGCTGACGTAGGGATTGGGGGGAAATCTCGGCGATGTTGTACCCGTCAATGAAGATACATCCTGACTGGGGGGGGTATAAGCCCACTAGTAAATTCGCCAGGGTACTTTTTCCGGCACCACCGACACCGATAATTCCCACGGTTTTCCCTGGAGGGATGGAAAAAGAAATATTAGCCAAAGTCGGGCGTTTTTCTGTGGGGTGATAACCAAAGGAAACATTTTCTAAGCGAATCTCTCCCTGAATAGGTGGCATCACTAACAAGGGAGTTTGGCTGGTTTCTTCCGGTTTAGTAGTTAAAACATCATTGAGTCGTTCCAAGGAAATTAATACTTCTTGCAATTCCTCCCAAAGTTCCACTAACCCTAAAACGGGGGTAATCACATTGCCAATCAGCAGGTTAAAAGCCACAAATTTTCCCAGGGACATTTGCCCATGAATGACTAAAGTCGCCCCATACCAAAGCACCACAGTACTACCAAGATGATTTACCAAGCTGCTAGTTAACTGTAAATTATTAGCGAGTACCTGCCCGCGAAATCTTGCTTGTACCATCTCTGAAAAATGCTCTTCCCATAACCAACGCAAAGGACGCTCAATTACCGCAGTCTTGACGGTAGCGATTCCTTTAAACATTTCTGTCATTGCCACAGTTTGTGCCGCAGATTTGTGCCAGAGTTGGCGGGAGATTGTTTTCAGTTGGGGGCTAGCAGCTAAGGTTAAACAGACAATGGGCAGCACTGTCAGTATGACTACCAAAGTTAGAGGTAAATTATAACTAGCCAGTAAACCCAGGGAAATCACCACCATCAGAGCATCCAAAGTCGTCGTAATGGCACGACGGGTGAAAAATAATTGAATGCGGCGGTTTTCCTGAATCCGAGTCAGAATATCGCTCACTGGGCGATCGCGAAAAAACTGCATTGGCAAACGCAGAGTATGGGCAATGACACTACCAAAAATACTCAAATCAGTACAGTTGGCAAAGTAGTCGAGAAGATACTGCCGTACTGCCCGCAGGGTAAGTCGCCAAATACCAAAGAATAGAAACCCCAGGGCAAGCCAATTGAGAGTCATCACGCTTTGACTGGGTAAAATCTGATCTAGGGCGATTTGGGTAAAAATCGGTGTTGCGAGTCCAAATAATTGCCAGAGTAGGGAAGCCAGAAAAATTTGCCACAACAAATGACGGTAACGCCAAAATGCCTTGCCATAGCCAGCGAGGGAGATTTTGTCATTTTCCCTGGCATCTAACCTTTCTGTGGGTGATAGCAGTAATGCATACCCTGTCCAATGGGTGATAAATTCTTGACGAGGGATAGGGCGTTTTCCAAGGGCGGGATCGGAAATTAAGACGCGATCGCCACGAATATACCAAACAACTACATAGTGAATTCCTTGCCAGTGGGCAATCCACGGATAGGTTTGTAACTCTAATTTATGTAAGGATGCTCTGACTGCTAGGGCATCATAGCCCAATTCTTCGGCAGCATGGGCTAAGGCTGGTAAAGATGCTCCCTGCTGGTTCGTTTGGGCAAGATTTCGCAAATTATTAATACTGAAGCGCTTACCCCAGTAGCGACTCACCATGGCTAAACAAGCTGCCCCACAATCACTATTTCCCTGTTGGGGAATGAAGGGATAGGCTCGCCACAAGCCAGCTTTCAACCATCTGGAAGTACCTGGGGAAACAAAATCAATCTCCCCATCCTCAAAACTGGCAATCAGAGTATTCTCTGAAGTCGGGAGAGTATTCTCCGTTGGTGGATTTTCCTGGGTATTAAGAGATTCTGCCACCACCGACACCGCATCTGTCTTTGCAGGTTCTGTAACTACCGATAGGACAGATTCTGAAACCAAGGAGGATGGATTTGCCAATTGACTACAAATAGCTACGCCGGCTTCCCAATTTTCCTCGGAAAGGTGATATAATAATAAGTCCGTTTGAGCCATACCTTCAGGTACGTTCAAATCCGGGTATCCCCAACTCTCGCCCACGGAGAGTGGTTTTGTTTTCCCTTGCTGGTCGGCAATTTTGCCCCTGAGTAACCAAAATCGCCCAGGAACAGCCGCCGCAAATTCCGTCAAAGAGCAACCAGCCCTCACCTGAGTCTGAGACAGTAATGGTAATAGTCGCCCTAGGGTTTGACTTGTCTCAGTCCGTAGCTCCGTCAACGTTTTCAAGAAAATTAGCGTTTGACGTTCCTGAGTAGCTTGTTGCCAGTACTGTTGCAGTAAAGGTAGTTCCGGCTCAATGCGTTTCCAATCAGCTAGAGCTATACGAGCAACGGTGACAGAATTAGCCGCGATCGCTCGATAAGCCAGAGAACAGGGGAAAAAACAAAAATCAGCGCCAAAGGTTGCTTCCGGTAAAAGTAACTGCGTTGATACTTCTCGACCAACAGTCGAGTCATAACCCAAAAGTCGCACTCTTCCTTGGCAAACTAAGTAGAGGTAACAGTCATCTCCATCTACTTGTTTTTCAGGAATGTAAGAGTGAATTACATCCCCAAGTTGAAATGCTTGCATTAACCAACCTTGGCTGAGTTTCGTATTGAGACTCGTATCTCCTGCCACCATCCTCATAAACTTGAGGACAGTCGCATCAGGAGAGGAGTAGCTCTGCTTAGTTGCAAAAGCGTTGTCTCCCTGAACTCTAAACGACAGAGGGGAGTTCATGGTTGATATCTAATGCTGGGTGTACTGAAAAATTCAAAGTATATTTTTTGAATGCAATCTGTTTGTGTGAGAACCATCTATCGGTATATTTCTGGTTATCACAGCGCATATTTATGGGATGAGGAAAGTCTCACCTCACAACAAAAGTCGCCAAAAAACTGATTTTTTCAAAATTTTAATCACCAATTTTGCCTCTATAGTTACTCAGTGGCTTTTCTGATAGTGAAAGTATTCGCCAAAACTATTCTCTAACCAATACATACTGTTTTGTTGCCAAGGAATAAGTGCTACCTGATACTATTTCGCGTTCCATCTTCTGGCTAGGTAAAACCTTTGGTTAGGTAGAGTTGAATGAATGAATCTCTAGCACCTCTAAACCAAAATAGTATAGTGCATTGTGATGACTTTTGAACTGGTACTACTAACAAATCCTGATACTTTATCAAAATTTTACTGAATCTCCCTATATAAATTTATCAACTAGATTGGTTTTTGATTGTGACTATCACTATAAGTATTGCCAGCGATAAGGTTAATCAGAAAGGACTTACACGACTTTGATACTGACATGAATGTGATAAATGATTATTATTTCATGGAATATACTACTGAAAAATAAAATTTTAATTTAATTTTGCACTCAAACATGAATTAAGACATTTTATACTGGACGTACTGAAATAGAAATCAAGCCAAAATCAAGTTATTTGAGAGTCTAGATCAGGAGTTATAAGATACCTTTCAAGACTTATGCTGCTGTTCCGTAAAAACGAACAAAAAAAATTAGGTAAGGAGTAAGGAGTAAGGGGTAATGAGTAAGGAGTAATGAGTAGGGAGTAATGAGTAAGGGGTAATGAATAGGGAGTAGGGAGTAGGGAGTAATAGGTAGTGGGTGAATCTCAAAAACACCCTTCCCTATACTTTCTTATCTTCTTTGCTCTCCCTTAACTCAACAAATAGATAGCCCAAATAGCCATTGCTCGTAGATAGGTACTAGCGCGGAAGGTACCGACAGCAGTAATTGCTTCTGGAGTGCGAAACTGTAATCCGTTGGTGTATATCTGTGTAACAACAGCTTTAGTAATTTCCATAGCTTGCTGCTGCATTCCCATTTGCACCATAAATGCAGCTAAACCGAAGTTGATTCCTGTCCAGACTTCTAGGGGATGGGTTGCTTTGGGGTTTTCTGGGGAACCATTGGGTAGTAAACCGTTAGCAGCACCAAACTTGCCATCATAGAACTTAAGAAAACAAGTTTCGTAAACTGTTTCTAAGGCAGAACGGGCGCGATCGCCAGCCACAATGTCAGGTAAATTTAACAAACGGGCGTAAAATTGTCCACATAATTGGTCTGCCATGACGACATCAGAGCCACTTTCGCTATCTAGACGGTAATACTTGCCATTCCATAACTTATCTTCGTAAATGGGACGGGATTTGTTTAACCAAGCTGTGTAGATAGCTTTTTGTTGCAGAATCTCCTGGTTTTTTTCAGGAATCACCGGGTTTGTCAGTAAAACATCACAAATGGCGATCGCTGCTTCGAGTGCTGCTAACCATAACCCACCACAATATGCACTGATACCCAGTAATCGCCAATCATCAAATGTTTGATCGGGAGCGCCAGAATTTTCCGGAATTCCATCACCATCCCTGTCAAAGGTTTTTAGATAGTCGAGAGTTTCAACAATGGCATCCCAACATTCGGCAAGGAACAATACATCATCTCCCCCTGTGAACACAAAATCTCGGTATACTTGCAAAACGAAATCACAACCTAAATCTTTCCACAGGTTACAGTCTTGGTAGCTGGTATAATTGGTCTTTTCCCAGACGTGTTCATTTGGTGCGCCTAAATCGTGAGGAGTTGCCCCTGCTGCCTTCCGCACTGCCATAGGGCTGTCTGCACCGATGGTATAGTAGTAACCAATAATACGAGGAGTTGGGTCACTGTGGAAAATTGCCCTCGCAAAAGCACGCATTACAGCTTTTTCCAGTTGGGGGAATAACATCAACAAGGCAAAGGAACCATACAACCGCACATCTAAACTTTCGTACCAACGATAATCTAAACATTCCAGTACGGCAAACTGCCCATAGGTATCGGTTTCTGTAGCAGCACTCCAGAGAGTACCACCGGCAGTTAAATCGTAAAGTTCATTAAATAATGCCATTTTGAACCAATCAGGTAAATCCTGGCGGTTGAGAATGGGTTCCTGCCAAGTTTGGATTTGCTGCTGCCAAGTTGGGTAATTTTCTAAGGTTGTCGTGGCGATCGCCCAAGCATTTTTACTATCACGGGTAAAAAAGTCGGTGTATCTGCGAAAGTAATTAACCCCTGTGGCAAATTCTGTCACCGGAAAATCCCAACTCAAAACAAAGGGAATTTCTAGGGTTTCTCCTGGTTGAAGGGTAAATTTCACTGCCAAAGCAGCACCTAGCTGTTCATTTCCCTCCGCAGCTGTGGCATTTGTAATATTCGCCAGAGTACCATCTTGGGCAAAAGTCTGCCAAATTTCATTACCCGTACCTTCCGGATTCCAGCGAGTGTGATGGCATACTTGCACTTGAGGATGTTTTCTAGTGGCAATACACCATTCTCCATCTCCTTCTTGAGGTGTTTCCCCTCGATGATTGCCTAAAACACAACCGATGTAATCTGCGCTTTCTTGCAGTTGATTGTAGTTACCTTGACTTTGCAGCCACCGAGGCTGATACTCGTATACCGGGCTACCATCATCTCTTACCCGTACCTCCGGGGATTTCAAGATATTAGTAAACCAACCCGCAGTATTTTGCCAAGTCACCATAATACTGAGGGTAATAGGTGCGTCTGTGGGGTTATGTGCATTCCAGAGAAATATTGCCACTGGGTAACTGGTTTGTTGATAGTTATCTGCCCAGATGGGGGAAAATTGCTCACAGGTTAACTGTGCTTGGTAGACATCTTTGTAGACATACCAACTACGGGGATATAAAGCATGGTAAGTACCTTTACCGGGGGTGTACCACTGCCAAGCCGAGAGGCTACCATCTTCCGGGGCAACTGTAGACAGGGCATAGGTTTGAGATACTTCACCATCAGACTCAAACACACTAAATTGACAAGCAGGGATATTAGCGAAAGTATGCTCACCCCCGTCAATCTGCCAAAGGTTAAAATCACCCCGTGGCGATCGCCCAATACAACCTGCACCAAAACCACCTAAGGGCATTCCATGCCATGGACCATCATCTATATTACTGGCATAGCGGACTGTATAGGGCTGATCCCAGCCGATACCAATGGCACGACTCCAAGCGCAACTAGGGATTTGGGGGGGCAATTGCTCTGTCATGGTGTTATGTCTACAGCAAGTTCAGCTATAGATAATCTCACACCTAGGTACATTCAGCTAGTGAAAGGGGCGATCGCGTCTTTGTTTCTCACTATTTGGTAGATGGTTATTTCAGAAATGTGAAACTTCCCTGCCAACTACCATAATTTTGACTACTAACTCCATAGCGGTTAGTTCCTTGATAAGACGTAGCTCCGGGAAGAATTTTAATTTTCACTCGTCCGCCATTTTTAGTA
The Calothrix sp. 336/3 DNA segment above includes these coding regions:
- a CDS encoding GH116 family glycosyl hydrolase, with the protein product MTEQLPPQIPSCAWSRAIGIGWDQPYTVRYASNIDDGPWHGMPLGGFGAGCIGRSPRGDFNLWQIDGGEHTFANIPACQFSVFESDGEVSQTYALSTVAPEDGSLSAWQWYTPGKGTYHALYPRSWYVYKDVYQAQLTCEQFSPIWADNYQQTSYPVAIFLWNAHNPTDAPITLSIMVTWQNTAGWFTNILKSPEVRVRDDGSPVYEYQPRWLQSQGNYNQLQESADYIGCVLGNHRGETPQEGDGEWCIATRKHPQVQVCHHTRWNPEGTGNEIWQTFAQDGTLANITNATAAEGNEQLGAALAVKFTLQPGETLEIPFVLSWDFPVTEFATGVNYFRRYTDFFTRDSKNAWAIATTTLENYPTWQQQIQTWQEPILNRQDLPDWFKMALFNELYDLTAGGTLWSAATETDTYGQFAVLECLDYRWYESLDVRLYGSFALLMLFPQLEKAVMRAFARAIFHSDPTPRIIGYYYTIGADSPMAVRKAAGATPHDLGAPNEHVWEKTNYTSYQDCNLWKDLGCDFVLQVYRDFVFTGGDDVLFLAECWDAIVETLDYLKTFDRDGDGIPENSGAPDQTFDDWRLLGISAYCGGLWLAALEAAIAICDVLLTNPVIPEKNQEILQQKAIYTAWLNKSRPIYEDKLWNGKYYRLDSESGSDVVMADQLCGQFYARLLNLPDIVAGDRARSALETVYETCFLKFYDGKFGAANGLLPNGSPENPKATHPLEVWTGINFGLAAFMVQMGMQQQAMEITKAVVTQIYTNGLQFRTPEAITAVGTFRASTYLRAMAIWAIYLLS